From Pan paniscus chromosome 9, NHGRI_mPanPan1-v2.0_pri, whole genome shotgun sequence, the proteins below share one genomic window:
- the LOC117978340 gene encoding tripartite motif-containing protein 49C-like, whose translation MNSGILQVFQRELICPMCMNYFIDPVTIDCGHSFCRPCFYLNWQDIPFLVQCSECTKSAEQINLKTNIHLKKMASLARKVSLWLFLSSEEQMCGIHRETKKIFCEVDRSLLCLLCSSSQEHRYHRHRPIEWAAEEHREKLLQKMQSLWEKACENHRNLNVETTRTRCWKDYVNLRLEAIRAEYQKMPAFHHEEEKQNLEMLKKKGKEIFHRLHLSKAKMAHRMEILRGMYEELNEMCHKPDVELLQAFGDILHRSESVLLHMPQPLNPELSAGPITGLRDRLNQFRVHITLHHEEANSDTFLYEILRSMCIGCDHQDVPYFTATPRSFLAWGAQTFTSGKYYWEVHVGDSWNWAFGVCNMYWKEKNQNEKIDGEKGLFLLGCVKNDIQCSLFTTSPLMLQYIPKPSSRVGLFLDCEAKTVSFVDVNQSSLIYTIPNCSFSPPLRPIFCCIHF comes from the exons ATGAATTCTGGAATCTTACAGGTCTTTCAGAGGGAACTCATCTGCCCCATGTGCATGAACTACTTCATAGACCCGGTCACCATAGACTGTGGGCACAGCTTTTGCAGGCCTTGTTTCTACCTCAACTGGCAAGACATCCCATTTCTTGTCCAGTGCTCTGAATGCACAAAGTCAGCAGAGCAGATAAACCTCAAAACCAACATTCATTTGAAGAAGATGGCTTCTCTTGCCAGAAAAGTCAGTCTCTGGCTATTCCTGAGCTCTGAGGAGCAAATGTGTGGCATTCACAGGGAGACAAAGAAGATATTCTGTGAAGTGGACAGGAGCCTGCTCTGTTTGCTGTGCTCCAGCTCTCAGGAGCACCGGTATCACAGACACCGTCCCATTGAGTGGGCTGCTGAGGAACACCGG GAGAAGCTTTTACAGAAAATGCAGTCTTTGTGGGAAAAAGCTTGTGAAAATCACAGAAACCTGAATGTGGAAACCACCAGAACCAGATGCTGGAAG GATTATGTGAATTTAAGGCTAGAAGCAATTAGAGCTGAGTATCAGAAGATGCCTGCATTTCatcatgaagaagaaaaacagaatttggaGATGCtgaaaaagaaggggaaagaaattTTTCATCGACTTCATTTAAGTAAAGCCAAAATGGCTCATAGGATGGAGATTTTAAGAGGAATGTATGAGGAGCTGAACGAAATGTGCCATAAACCAGATGTGGAGCTACTTCAG gcttttGGAGACATATTACACAG GAGTGAGTCCGTGCTGCTGCACATGCCCCAGCCTCTGAATCCAGAGCTCAGTGCAGGGCCCATCACTGGACTGAGGGACAGGCTCAACCAATTCCGAG tgcaTATTACTCTGCATCATGAAGAAGCCAACAGTGATACCTTTCTATATGAAATTTTGAGAAGCATGTGTATTGGATGTGACCATCAAGATGTACCCTATTTCACTGCAACACCTAGAAGTTTTCTTGCATGGGGTGCTCAGACTTTCACCTCGGGCAAATATTACTGGGAGGTCCATGTAGGGGACTCCTGGAATTGGGCTTTTGGTGTCTGTAATATGTATTGGAAAGAGAAGAATCAGAATGAGAAGATAGATGGAGAGAAGGGACTCTTTCTTCTTGGGTGTGTTAAGAATGACATTCAATGCAGTCTCTTTACCACCTCCCCACTTATGCTGCAATATATCCCAAAACCTAGCAGCCGAGTAGGATTATTCCTGGATTGTGAGGCTAAGACTGTGAGCTTTGTTGATGTTAATCAAAGCTCCCTAATATACACCATCCCTAATTGCTCTTTCTCACCTCCTCTCAGGCCTATCTTTTGCTGTATTCACTTCTGA